The Pseudofrankia inefficax genome window below encodes:
- a CDS encoding SDR family NAD(P)-dependent oxidoreductase, with the protein MGEVAVVTGAAGGIGAAVARRLAAGGARCVLVDRKPEVEQVAASIGGVAVVGDLADPELSERMVAAAGGRLDLLVLNAGINSVDKDPATLDLGRYQAVVGVNQHSVVYGLRAALPVLRAGGGGSIVVTASHAALRGIEQDPIYTMTKHAVIGLVRALAGPLSREGIRLCAVCPGLVDTPLTEPARDRFQAAGIPMLGADEVAAAVVGLLRDGAPGTELVVSPGKPPTRYFPAALD; encoded by the coding sequence ATGGGTGAGGTCGCGGTTGTCACGGGGGCTGCGGGCGGTATCGGTGCGGCGGTCGCCCGGCGGCTGGCCGCTGGCGGGGCCCGCTGCGTCCTGGTCGACCGCAAGCCTGAGGTCGAGCAGGTGGCCGCCTCGATCGGCGGGGTCGCGGTCGTGGGTGACCTGGCCGATCCGGAGCTGTCCGAGCGGATGGTCGCGGCGGCCGGTGGGCGGTTGGACCTGCTCGTCCTGAACGCGGGAATCAACTCGGTGGACAAGGACCCGGCCACGCTCGACCTCGGCCGCTATCAGGCTGTCGTGGGGGTCAACCAACATTCGGTGGTCTATGGGCTGCGCGCCGCGTTGCCGGTGCTGCGCGCGGGCGGTGGAGGTTCGATCGTGGTCACCGCGTCGCATGCCGCGTTGCGCGGGATCGAGCAGGACCCGATCTACACGATGACCAAGCACGCCGTCATCGGCCTGGTCCGAGCGCTGGCCGGGCCGCTGTCCCGGGAGGGTATTCGGCTTTGCGCGGTGTGCCCCGGGCTGGTCGACACCCCGTTGACCGAGCCGGCGCGCGATCGATTCCAGGCCGCGGGTATCCCGATGCTCGGGGCCGACGAGGTCGCGGCGGCCGTTGTCGGGCTGCTGCGGGACGGTGCGCCCGGGACCGAGCTCGTGGTGAGTCCCGGGAAGCCGCCCACCCGGTATTTCCCGGCGGCGCTGGACTAA
- the serA gene encoding phosphoglycerate dehydrogenase — MRAPAVRALLLENVHQDAATILRTAGIEVETVDRALDHQALIAALDGVQLLGIRSKTEVTEAVFDEAPDLLAIGAFCIGTNQVDLAAARERGVAVFNAPFSNTRSVVELALAEIIALTRRLIPKNTGMHAGVWDKSAEAAHEVRGRRLGIVGYGNIGAQLSVLAEALGMSVYFYDTADKLALGNARRCGSLDELLAVADVVTLHVDGRAGNSGMFGAEQFARMRPGSLFLNLSRGFVVDHGALRAQVESGHLAGAAVDVFPHEPAGRGDEFRSELRDLPNVILTPHIAGSTEEAQQDIGRYVAGKLRDYQFDGGTAMSVNLPYLSLPPRPGGHRIAHLHRNVPGVLAKINSLLAEHKVNIDGQLLDTRGDYGYVLTDIGVDYPAAVLDSLAAMPETVRVRLLG, encoded by the coding sequence ATGAGGGCCCCCGCCGTGCGCGCGCTGCTGCTAGAGAACGTCCACCAGGATGCCGCGACGATCCTCAGGACCGCCGGCATCGAAGTCGAGACGGTCGATCGGGCGTTGGACCACCAGGCGCTGATCGCGGCGCTGGACGGCGTCCAGCTGCTGGGGATCCGGTCGAAGACCGAGGTCACCGAGGCGGTGTTCGACGAGGCGCCGGACCTGCTCGCCATCGGCGCGTTCTGCATCGGTACCAACCAGGTGGATCTCGCCGCCGCCCGCGAGCGGGGCGTCGCGGTGTTCAACGCCCCGTTCTCCAACACCCGCAGTGTGGTCGAGCTCGCGCTCGCGGAGATCATCGCGCTGACGCGCCGGTTGATCCCCAAGAACACCGGCATGCACGCGGGCGTGTGGGACAAGTCGGCCGAGGCGGCCCACGAGGTCCGCGGCCGGCGGCTGGGCATCGTCGGCTACGGCAACATCGGCGCGCAGCTGTCGGTGCTGGCCGAGGCGCTCGGCATGAGCGTGTACTTCTACGACACCGCCGACAAGCTGGCGCTCGGCAACGCGCGGCGCTGCGGGAGCCTCGACGAGCTGCTGGCGGTCGCGGACGTCGTGACCCTGCACGTGGACGGCCGGGCCGGCAACAGCGGGATGTTCGGCGCCGAGCAGTTCGCCCGCATGCGGCCCGGCAGCCTGTTCCTCAACCTCTCGCGCGGCTTCGTGGTGGACCATGGCGCGCTGCGGGCGCAGGTGGAGAGCGGGCACCTGGCCGGCGCGGCGGTCGACGTCTTCCCGCACGAGCCGGCCGGGCGCGGCGACGAGTTCCGCTCCGAGCTGCGCGACCTGCCGAACGTGATCCTCACGCCGCACATCGCGGGCTCGACCGAGGAGGCCCAGCAGGACATCGGCCGCTACGTGGCGGGCAAGCTGCGGGACTACCAGTTCGACGGCGGCACGGCCATGAGCGTCAACCTGCCGTACCTCTCGCTCCCGCCGCGGCCGGGCGGGCACCGGATCGCGCACCTGCACCGCAACGTGCCCGGCGTGCTCGCGAAGATCAACAGCCTGCTCGCGGAGCACAAGGTCAACATCGATGGCCAGCTCCTCGACACCCGCGGCGACTACGGGTATGTGCTGACCGACATCGGCGTCGACTATCCGGCGGCCGTCCTCGACTCGCTGGCCGCGATGCCGGAGACCGTCCGGGTAAGGCTGCTGGGTTGA
- a CDS encoding FAD-binding oxidoreductase → MSSALAEELRAAVGATQLLTDASVVASFESDWTGRFRGRARCVVRPADTAEVAAVMAAAARAKVPVCVQGGNTGLVGGSVPVGGAILLSTARLTALEPVEVVSGQVTVGAGVTLAALQRHVRAEGYDFGVDFAARDSATLGGLVATNAGGERVLRYGTTRAQVLGIEAVLADGSIISRLGGLPKDNTGYDTMSLLTGSEGTLGILTRLRLRLVPLLTERAVALVAVDDVAAALSLVRTVRNRLPSLEAAELFFADGLALVRARTGLSAPFAEAYPAYLVLECAGRADPTDELLEALAGSEAVRDATVAADPRGRHLLWSYREAHTESINSAGVPVKLDVAVPLTALAETVAALPATITAACPTARPILFGHLNEGNLHVNVLNATSEAEAVTDAVLRLIAAHGGSISAEHGVGRAKRAWLGLSRSPQEIAMMRAVKRGLDPEGLLNPGVLLDSA, encoded by the coding sequence TTGAGCTCGGCCTTGGCCGAGGAGCTGCGCGCCGCGGTCGGAGCCACCCAGCTGCTCACCGACGCCTCCGTCGTCGCCTCCTTCGAGTCCGACTGGACCGGCCGGTTCCGAGGCCGGGCTCGCTGCGTGGTCCGGCCGGCCGACACCGCCGAGGTCGCGGCGGTGATGGCCGCGGCCGCGCGGGCCAAGGTGCCCGTCTGCGTCCAGGGCGGCAACACCGGCCTGGTCGGCGGGAGTGTGCCCGTCGGTGGCGCGATCCTGCTCAGCACGGCCCGGCTGACGGCTCTCGAGCCGGTGGAGGTCGTCTCGGGCCAGGTCACCGTGGGCGCGGGCGTCACCCTGGCCGCGCTGCAGCGCCACGTCCGCGCCGAGGGCTACGACTTCGGGGTCGATTTCGCGGCGCGGGACTCGGCCACGCTGGGCGGTCTGGTCGCCACGAACGCCGGCGGCGAGCGGGTGCTGCGCTACGGCACGACCCGGGCACAGGTGCTCGGCATCGAGGCGGTGCTCGCCGACGGTTCGATCATCAGCCGGCTCGGCGGGCTCCCGAAGGACAACACGGGCTACGACACGATGTCGCTGCTGACCGGCAGCGAGGGCACGCTGGGGATCCTCACCCGGCTGCGCCTGCGGCTCGTTCCGCTGCTGACCGAGCGGGCGGTGGCGCTGGTCGCCGTGGACGACGTCGCCGCCGCGCTCTCGCTCGTGCGCACGGTCCGCAACCGGCTGCCGTCGCTGGAGGCCGCCGAGCTGTTCTTCGCGGACGGCCTCGCGCTGGTCCGCGCCAGGACCGGCCTGTCCGCCCCGTTCGCCGAGGCCTATCCCGCCTACCTCGTCCTCGAGTGCGCCGGCCGGGCCGACCCGACCGACGAGCTCCTTGAGGCGCTGGCCGGCAGCGAGGCGGTCAGGGACGCGACCGTCGCCGCCGACCCGCGTGGCCGTCACCTGCTGTGGTCCTACCGCGAGGCGCATACCGAGTCGATCAACTCCGCCGGCGTCCCGGTGAAGCTCGACGTGGCGGTCCCGCTGACGGCGCTGGCCGAGACGGTGGCCGCGCTTCCGGCGACGATTACGGCCGCCTGCCCGACCGCGCGCCCAATCCTTTTCGGTCACCTCAACGAGGGAAATCTGCACGTCAACGTGCTCAACGCGACCAGCGAGGCCGAGGCCGTGACAGACGCGGTGCTGCGGCTCATCGCGGCGCACGGCGGGAGCATCAGCGCCGAGCACGGCGTCGGCCGGGCAAAACGCGCGTGGCTGGGGCTGTCCCGATCGCCTCAGGAAATCGCGATGATGCGCGCGGTCAAACGCGGACTCGACCCTGAGGGCCTGCTCAACCCGGGAGTCCTGCTCGATTCGGCCTGA
- a CDS encoding VC0807 family protein — protein sequence MIFLTGATSALDAPPVLQAGSGEMDPRADVRLPKPTMIARHGLPHLVEATIIPAVLFLVVLHLSSFTFAALAALAWEFAAVSRRVAAKQRIPALLVLSSVGLTVRTAVAIISGSAFIYFLQPVIVAGVVGMMFLLSALSPRPLVHRLARDFCPLPPGVTALPGVRRLFLGLTLLWAAVNLGNSAFTYWLLTSQTTDVFVAVRGITGTALPVVATLVTVAWSWRVAGREGLRAARPV from the coding sequence ATGATTTTTCTGACGGGAGCCACGTCGGCCCTCGACGCTCCGCCCGTTCTTCAGGCTGGATCCGGCGAGATGGACCCGCGCGCGGACGTCCGACTCCCCAAGCCCACGATGATCGCGAGACATGGGCTGCCTCATCTCGTCGAGGCGACGATCATCCCCGCGGTTCTTTTTCTTGTCGTCCTGCACCTTTCCAGCTTCACTTTCGCGGCGCTGGCCGCGCTGGCGTGGGAATTCGCCGCGGTGAGCCGGCGGGTGGCCGCCAAGCAGCGCATCCCGGCACTGCTCGTGCTGTCCTCGGTCGGGCTGACGGTCCGCACGGCGGTAGCGATCATAAGCGGCAGCGCCTTCATCTACTTTCTTCAGCCCGTGATCGTCGCCGGGGTGGTGGGAATGATGTTCCTGCTGTCCGCTCTTTCGCCGCGGCCGCTCGTCCACCGGCTGGCTCGTGACTTCTGCCCGCTGCCGCCCGGGGTGACCGCCCTGCCCGGAGTGCGCAGGCTGTTCCTCGGGCTCACCCTCCTGTGGGCGGCCGTCAACCTCGGGAATTCCGCTTTCACGTACTGGTTGCTGACCTCCCAGACGACCGACGTCTTCGTCGCCGTCCGCGGGATCACCGGCACCGCGCTGCCCGTCGTGGCCACGTTGGTCACCGTCGCCTGGTCCTGGCGGGTCGCCGGCCGGGAAGGCCTTCGCGCGGCCCGTCCGGTCTGA
- a CDS encoding RidA family protein has protein sequence MSDSVIRRTISPDGMAPPAARFAHAVLVENASRWLHTSGVVPVAPDGSVPDGVSAQASQVWSNIAAILADAGMTAGDIVSITTYLVASEQTPGLAQAMAARDEFLGGRLVSSTLVTVPALAQPSWLLEIAVVAAS, from the coding sequence ATGTCCGACTCCGTCATCCGCCGCACGATCAGCCCCGACGGCATGGCCCCCCCGGCGGCCCGCTTTGCCCACGCGGTCCTGGTCGAGAACGCCAGCCGGTGGCTGCACACCTCCGGAGTCGTGCCGGTGGCACCGGACGGTTCGGTACCGGACGGGGTATCGGCCCAGGCCAGCCAGGTGTGGAGCAACATCGCCGCGATCCTGGCCGACGCCGGCATGACGGCCGGGGACATCGTCAGCATCACCACCTACCTGGTGGCGAGCGAGCAGACGCCCGGGCTGGCGCAGGCCATGGCGGCGCGCGACGAGTTCCTCGGCGGCCGCCTGGTGTCCAGCACGCTGGTGACGGTCCCGGCTCTGGCCCAGCCGTCCTGGCTGCTTGAGATCGCGGTCGTCGCCGCGTCGTAG